Proteins from one Planctomyces sp. SH-PL62 genomic window:
- a CDS encoding polyhydroxyalkanoic acid system family protein produces the protein MAQLNMSIEHGQAWDVARANFESVIEKAREDYARWIHAVRWSEDRTSAALSGPSYEVVLDLDPTHVHARGRVPLAIKLLEPSVRRFIERTVKAQREGGA, from the coding sequence ATGGCCCAGTTGAACATGTCGATCGAGCATGGCCAGGCGTGGGATGTCGCGCGGGCCAATTTCGAGTCGGTGATCGAGAAGGCGCGAGAGGACTACGCGCGGTGGATCCACGCGGTGAGGTGGTCCGAGGATCGGACGTCAGCGGCGCTTTCGGGCCCGTCGTACGAGGTCGTGCTGGACCTCGACCCCACGCATGTCCATGCGCGGGGGCGGGTGCCGCTGGCGATCAAGCTGCTGGAGCCCTCGGTGCGTCGGTTCATCGAACGCACGGTGAAGGCCCAGCGGGAGGGGGGGGCGTGA
- a CDS encoding LamG domain-containing protein — MRAGAAVVDVSPSTFPVIVNGGFLQAIGHQTRDPLHARCVVLDDGTTKLAVAIVDSCMMPRELIDEAKELASKTTGIAVDRMLIAATHTHTAPSVMGALGTPVDPAYAKFLPGKIAEAIEKAAAALAPAEIGWGAVDDPEHTHTRRWIRRFDRIIDDPFGDKTVRANMHPGYENPDAIAPSGPTDPALTVLAIREPGGRPIAVLANYSMHYYGSTPVSADYYGRFAATLAKKLAPDGPAPVCIMSQGTSGDQMWMDYGKPKVDPGLDAYADGVAESALRAYQSIKTYRDRPALAMAETTLTLGRRTPSPERLEWARKIVAAMGDRPPQNFGEVYPKEAVHLHDEPERTLKLQALRIGDLGVVAIPDEVFALTGLKLKARSPLPLTMNIELANGSEGYIPPPEQHTLGGYTTWPARTAGLEVQAEPKIIDAALGLLEKVAAAPRRAERPAPSRYAEVVLAARPAAFWRLDEMDGAEARDATGHERPALRRGGVALFLPGPDLPGFRPKDGPIDRANHLAGGALTAELAVSPEVYSVDLWFWNGLEPAGRAVAGVLFERGRDDVPGDAVHLSGAAEGVPPHRLVFTHGGPQDPRPVVGKTDVTPKAWHHLALVRQGRRVLVYLDGVLDLETDADAEPSPKRAPSAFTLGDRRQPAESLEGLLDEVAVYDRALTADEIAEHLRAALDPQ; from the coding sequence TTGCGGGCGGGGGCGGCCGTGGTGGACGTGTCGCCGTCGACGTTCCCGGTGATCGTCAACGGCGGCTTCCTCCAGGCGATCGGCCACCAGACCCGCGACCCGCTGCACGCGCGCTGCGTGGTCCTGGACGATGGGACGACCAAGCTGGCCGTCGCGATCGTCGACAGCTGCATGATGCCTCGCGAACTGATCGACGAGGCCAAGGAACTCGCCTCCAAAACGACCGGCATCGCCGTCGATCGGATGCTGATCGCCGCGACCCACACCCACACCGCGCCTTCGGTCATGGGCGCGTTGGGGACTCCCGTCGATCCGGCCTATGCGAAGTTCCTGCCGGGGAAGATCGCCGAGGCGATCGAGAAGGCGGCGGCGGCCCTGGCCCCGGCGGAGATCGGCTGGGGAGCCGTCGACGACCCCGAGCACACCCACACCCGGCGCTGGATCCGACGGTTCGACCGGATCATCGACGACCCGTTCGGCGACAAGACCGTCCGGGCCAACATGCACCCCGGCTACGAGAACCCGGACGCCATCGCCCCCTCCGGCCCCACCGACCCGGCGCTCACCGTGCTGGCGATCCGCGAGCCCGGCGGCCGGCCGATCGCCGTCCTGGCGAATTACTCGATGCACTACTACGGCTCGACGCCGGTCTCGGCCGACTACTACGGCCGGTTCGCCGCGACCCTGGCGAAGAAGCTCGCCCCCGACGGCCCCGCGCCGGTCTGCATCATGTCGCAGGGGACCAGCGGTGATCAGATGTGGATGGACTACGGCAAGCCCAAGGTCGACCCCGGCCTCGACGCCTACGCCGACGGCGTCGCCGAATCGGCCCTCCGCGCCTATCAATCCATCAAGACCTACCGCGACCGCCCGGCCCTGGCGATGGCCGAGACCACGCTCACGCTGGGTCGCCGCACCCCCAGCCCCGAGCGGCTCGAATGGGCCCGCAAGATCGTCGCGGCCATGGGGGACCGGCCGCCCCAGAACTTCGGCGAGGTCTACCCCAAGGAGGCCGTCCACCTGCACGACGAGCCCGAGCGGACGCTCAAGCTCCAGGCCCTCCGCATCGGCGACCTGGGCGTCGTCGCCATCCCCGACGAGGTCTTCGCCCTCACCGGCCTGAAGCTCAAGGCCCGCAGCCCGCTCCCCCTGACCATGAACATCGAGCTGGCGAACGGCTCCGAAGGCTACATTCCGCCCCCGGAGCAGCACACGCTCGGCGGTTACACGACGTGGCCCGCGCGCACCGCCGGCCTGGAAGTCCAGGCCGAGCCGAAGATCATCGACGCCGCGCTCGGGCTGCTGGAGAAGGTCGCCGCCGCCCCCCGACGCGCCGAACGTCCCGCGCCGAGCCGATACGCCGAGGTCGTCCTCGCCGCCAGGCCCGCCGCCTTCTGGCGGCTCGACGAGATGGACGGGGCCGAGGCCCGCGACGCCACCGGCCATGAACGCCCGGCGCTGCGGCGGGGGGGCGTGGCCCTCTTCCTCCCCGGCCCCGACCTGCCGGGATTCCGGCCGAAGGACGGCCCGATCGACCGCGCCAACCACCTGGCGGGGGGCGCTCTCACGGCCGAACTCGCCGTCTCGCCCGAGGTCTATTCCGTCGACCTCTGGTTCTGGAACGGCCTCGAACCCGCCGGGCGAGCCGTCGCCGGGGTCCTCTTCGAACGCGGCCGTGACGACGTCCCCGGCGACGCCGTCCACCTCTCCGGGGCCGCCGAAGGCGTCCCGCCCCACCGCCTCGTCTTCACCCATGGCGGCCCCCAGGACCCCCGACCGGTGGTCGGCAAGACCGACGTGACTCCCAAGGCATGGCACCACCTGGCGCTCGTCCGGCAAGGCCGACGCGTCCTCGTCTACCTCGACGGGGTCCTCGACCTGGAGACCGACGCCGACGCCGAACCGTCGCCGAAGCGGGCCCCCTCCGCCTTCACCCTCGGCGACCGTCGCCAGCCCGCCGAGAGCCTGGAAGGCCTGCTCGACGAGGTCGCCGTCTACGACCGGGCCCTCACCGCCGACGAGATCGCCGAACACCTCCGCGCCGCCCTCGATCCGCAGTGA
- a CDS encoding Uma2 family endonuclease, producing the protein MSTSALRSRNDQILYPDSDGQPMSDNTVQFRWIVLIKEGLEFLFRDRPDVFVAGDLLGYAEEGNPKARTAPDVMVAFGRPKGDRGSYKQWEEGGIAPQVVFEILSPGNRVPEMMRKFRIYEDRGVEEYYIYNPDDGDLQGWIQKDGRLQEVPDPRGWISPRLGVRFEPGEGPESLKILHPDGTPFKTALEMQEDAQAERLRADAAEESARVERLRAERLAARLRELGESAD; encoded by the coding sequence ATGAGCACGTCGGCCCTGAGATCCCGAAACGACCAGATCCTTTACCCGGACAGCGACGGCCAGCCGATGTCGGATAATACGGTGCAATTCCGCTGGATCGTCCTCATCAAGGAGGGCCTGGAGTTCCTGTTCCGGGACCGGCCCGACGTCTTCGTCGCCGGCGACCTCCTCGGGTACGCGGAGGAAGGGAACCCCAAGGCCCGGACCGCGCCGGACGTGATGGTCGCCTTCGGCCGGCCCAAGGGGGATCGCGGCTCCTACAAGCAGTGGGAGGAAGGCGGGATCGCGCCCCAGGTCGTCTTCGAGATCCTCTCGCCCGGCAACCGCGTCCCCGAGATGATGCGCAAGTTTCGCATCTATGAGGATCGCGGCGTCGAGGAATATTACATCTACAACCCCGACGACGGCGACCTGCAAGGCTGGATCCAGAAGGACGGCCGCCTGCAAGAAGTCCCCGACCCGCGCGGCTGGATCAGCCCCCGCCTCGGCGTCCGGTTCGAGCCCGGCGAAGGCCCCGAGAGCCTCAAGATCCTCCACCCCGACGGCACCCCCTTCAAGACCGCCCTGGAGATGCAGGAAGACGCCCAGGCCGAACGCCTCCGCGCCGACGCCGCCGAGGAATCCGCCAGGGTCGAACGGCTCCGCGCCGAGCGACTCGCCGCGCGGCTGCGCGAGCTGGGAGAGTCCGCCGACTGA
- a CDS encoding LemA family protein: protein MTVFWIVAGVVGLALVYLAWTYNRLVSLSRRADGAWSDIDVQLKRRWDLVPALVETVKGYARHESATLEEVVQARTKATQAGTVPERGATEQTLSGAVGRLFAVAEAYPELKAGQNFQELHRSLVDVENHVQYARRYYNAVIRDLNTLIEGFPSSLVASASGFSPRAFFQIEEGERATPRVSFDAASGPAGTPG from the coding sequence GTGACGGTCTTCTGGATTGTGGCCGGGGTGGTGGGGCTGGCGCTGGTCTACCTGGCGTGGACGTACAACCGGCTGGTGAGCCTGAGCCGACGGGCCGATGGGGCGTGGAGCGACATCGACGTCCAGCTGAAGCGGCGGTGGGACCTCGTCCCGGCCCTGGTCGAGACGGTCAAGGGCTACGCCAGGCACGAGTCCGCGACGCTGGAGGAAGTGGTCCAGGCGCGGACGAAGGCGACGCAGGCCGGCACGGTCCCCGAGCGCGGGGCGACCGAGCAGACCCTCTCGGGAGCCGTGGGCCGGTTGTTCGCGGTGGCCGAGGCCTATCCCGAGCTGAAGGCCGGGCAAAACTTCCAGGAGCTGCATCGGTCCCTCGTCGACGTCGAGAACCACGTCCAGTACGCCCGGCGCTACTACAACGCCGTGATTCGCGACCTGAACACGCTGATCGAGGGCTTCCCGTCGTCGCTGGTGGCCTCGGCCTCGGGCTTCTCGCCCCGGGCCTTCTTCCAGATCGAGGAGGGGGAGCGCGCCACCCCTCGCGTGAGCTTCGACGCCGCGTCCGGGCCTGCGGGGACGCCGGGATGA